In Candidatus Polarisedimenticolia bacterium, the genomic window GTAGGCGAGCATGCGCTTGTAGTCGGACTGACCGAGGATCAATCCTGCCGCGAAGGTCATCGACAGCAACCCCAGCACCACCATGAGCCGCGCCATGAACCGTCCGCCACCTGCGGCGCCGCTGATCTGGAAGGCGCGCAGGATCCCCAGGAAGGCGCAATTCAGCAGCGCGCCCGACATCAGCGCGGAGACCACAGAGGGGGATTCGCTGTGGGCGTCGGGCAGCCAGGTGTGCAGCGGGGCCAGGCCCATCTTCGTTCCATACCCCACCAGCAGAAAGATGAGGGCGGCCCGCAGCCAAATCGGGTTCAGCTGTGGGGCGGCCGCGACCAGATCGCCGAGGACCAGGGGTATCTGGCCTCCGCCGGGGCCGGACGCCGCCACCGCCAGAAAAAACGTGCCCAGGAGCGCCAGCGCGATCCCCACCGAGCAGATCAACAGGTATTTCCAGGTCGCCTCGAGCGAGCGGTGATGGCGGTGGAAATAGATGAGCGGGGCGCTGGCCAGCGTCGTGGCCTCGATGGCGACCCACAGCAGCCCCATGTGCTGGCTGACGATCACCAGGCTCATGGCCGCCAGAAAGAAGAGCATGCATCCAATGAAGACCCGCTCGGGCGCGTCGGCGAACAGTTGCCCTTCCTCGAAATCGCGACGCGGCCCGGTCCCCTCCCGTCTCAGGTAGCCGACGGCGTAGAACGCCGCCGCCAGGAACAGCGTGCTGGTGATTGCGAGAAACACCAGCCCCAGCGCATCGAGCAGCAGCCAGTTGCCCGGCCCCGTCCCGCCGCCCGACCTGAGGCAGGCGGCGACCAGGCCGGCATGGGCCAGTGAGGTCGCGACGAGCAGCCCCCGGCGTAACCGATCGGAGCGCAGCGCGAAGGCCAGCACTCCCGCCGCCGCCGGCAGCAGCACCAATGCGAGCACCTTCACGGCACGTCCCTCAGACTCGTCAGCCGATCTACGTCGATCGAATCGAACTCGCGGTGGATGTGATGCAGCGCGATCCCCATGACGAAAACCCCGATGAAGACGTCGAGAAGCACACCCATCTCCACCAGCCATGGCATCTTTCCCGCCAGCGTGAGCCCGAAGACGAAGATGCCGTTTTCGAGCACCAGGTAGCCGAGCACCTGGGTAGCGGCCTTCTTGCGGCTGACGATCACGAACATTCCGATGAGGGCGGTCGACAGCGCCACCGGCACCAGCAGGGGCGAGACGGCGGGAAAGGGAAGCGGTAGCCGGGAGCCGGCGATGAAGCTGCCGCCGATGAGCACCGCGCCGACCAGCAGGGACACGCCGTATCCTACGTAGGGCGCGACCTCGCGACGCACGGCCTCCTCGCGGGTTGCCCGGAACAGCAGGATCGGGAAGACGAATCCTTTGAGCACCAGGCTGACGACCGCCAGGACCACCGAGCGCAGCGTCAACTCGGAGGGATCGGCCACGAGCGGGACGATCCCCAGGACGATCCCTTGCAGGGCGACGATGCGAATCAGCGCGCCCAGCCGGCTGGCCGCCAGCGCGTAGAGATCCACCAGGACGACCAGAATCAGAAGCAGCTCGGTGATCATCGCCATGTCATCACCTCAGGGTGAGGATCAGGCTGAAACCCGCAAGGACCGTCACCCCCAGCAGGAGCTGCGGCACGCGGGGGAGCTGCAGGCGGGCCATGCTCGACTCGACCACTCCCACGGCGACGGAGACCGCCGCCATTCCCGCCAGGAAGAGCACGAGGTCCGCCGCCAGGCTGCCGGTGCGGAAGGGAAGCACGAGTCCCACCAACAGCGCCTGGAAAACCCAGAGCTTCAGGGCGGCGGCGTACTCGATGAAGGCCAGGCTGGGACCGCTGTGATCGAGCACCATCACCTCGTGGATCATCGTCAGCTCGAGGTGGGTGTTGGGATCGTCAATGGGAATGCGCGAATTCTCGGAAAGGAGCAGCACGAACAGGCTCACCACGAGAAGGCCCAATGCCGGGCCCATCACCGGCCAGGCCTGCCCGGCCGGCGGCCCGAGCATGTCGGAGAGCGACCAGGCGCCGGTGCCGCGCGCCAGCGTGGAGAGGCTGAGCAGCAGCGCCGGCTCGGCCAGGACCGAGAAAGCCGCTTCGCGGCTGGCCCCCATCCCCTCGAAGCTCGAGCCAGTGTCGAGCGCCGCCAACACGGTGACGAAGCGCATCAACGCGAGCAGAAGGGCAAGCAGGACGAGATCTCCCGGGAAGGCAAGGGGGGCCGGGCCCCCCATCCACGGGACCAGCGCCACGGCGGTCAGGACGGCGGCGAGCCCCACGACCGGCCCGGCGCGGAACACCCAGGTCGTGGCATTGCTGGTGACCTCTCCCTTGCGCAGCAGTTTGCCGATATCGAGCCACGGCTGGCTTAGGGGCGCCCCCTTGCGCCCGGCCGCGATCGACTTCGTGCGGGCGATGAGGCCGCCTGCCAACGGCGCCAGCGACAGCGCGAGCAGCGGGCCGATCAGGGTTTGCGCCGTCGACACCGCGCTCACCGGGGAACCTTCTGGGACACGAGGAACCACGAGAGCATGAGGATCAGCGTGACAACGATGTAGAGAACGTAAAGCTGCACGCGGCCGTGATGCAGCCAGCGCAAGCGCGAGATCCAACGGCTCACCGCGCCGAAGGCGGGCCCGTAGAGACGTTCCTGGAACGGGCGGACGACCTCCGACCGGAACGAGGCGCGCGACGGGAAGTACCCCTCCGGCGCGACCACATGCCGGCGCGCGGGAAGCAGCATGGCGAACATCTCGCGGATGGGCTCGCCGAACGACGACGCGGTGTACTGCATGCGGGGGGTGGGCTGCTCGTAGCCGCAGTCCCAGGTGAGGGCCACGCTCCTGTCGCGGTGCGACAGGAGGCGCCGTCGCCACCACGCGAGCAACGCGACGAGAGCAATCAGCAGCACGAAGATCCGCGGGATCCGGCCGGCCAGATCCGCGGACGCCTCGAGAGGCCCATGGGGCGTGACTCCGCCCGATGCCACCGCCGCCGCCGGCTCGACGATGCGCAGAGGCAGGCCCGGCGCGAGGCCGAACAGCAGGCAAAGCGCGGCGAGGACCACCATCGTCAGCCGCATCGCCGCCGCCGGATCCCGGGCCGTCTGCGCGACCGCCGCGCGAGGAAGGCCAAGGAGCGTCAAGCCGGAAAGGCGCAGGAAGCAGGCCCCCGCCAAAGCGCCGGAAAGCGCCAAACCAACCAACGCCGCGAGCGGCAGCAGGCCCGGGGCGCCCTGGAGGGACATGACGCCGCCAAACGAGGCGAGGTAGAGCAGGAATTCCCCGGCGAATCCGTTGAACGGAGGCAGCGCCGTAATGGCGGCCGATCCGGCGAGAATGCAGGCGCCGGTGATGGGCATCTTCCTTAGCAGCCCGCCCAGCCGGTCGATCTGCCGGGTGCCGGCTTCGTGGGCGATCGCGCCCGCCCCCAGAAAGAGGACCCCCTTGAACAGCGCATGATTCACGACGTGGAGCAACGCGCCGGTGAACCCCAGCGCCACGAGTGCCGGCAGCTGGTAGCTGCGGCCGATCATCCCGAGACCCAGGCCGATGGCGATGAGTCCGACGTTCTCCACGCTGGAGTAGGCGAGCAGCCGCTTGATATCCTCCTGAACCAGGGCGAACAAGACGCCGACCATCGCCGAGGCGATTCCGAGGCCGAGCAGGGCGGCACCCCACCAGGGCGGCGGGGCACCCAGGAAAGTGAAGGTCCGCAGCAAGCCGTAAATCCCCATCTTGATCATCACGCCCGACATCACCGCGGAGACGTGGCTCGGCGCTGCCGGGTGGGCCTCCGGCAGCCAGACGTGGAACGGCACAAGTCCTGCCTTGGTGCCGAACCCCACGAGCGCCAGCAGGAACAGCAACCCCGCCGACGCCGGAGCCGCGCGGGTCGCGGCATCCCGCCAGTAGTCGAAATCGGCGGAGCCGGTGCCGGCCGCCAGCGCCATGAACAGCGCAATCAGGAATGCCGTGCCCGCATGCGTGGCGATCAGGTAGAGCCGTCCGGCCTCGCGCACACTGGACGTGTCGTCCTCGAAGGTGACCAGGAAGAACGAGCTGAGGGCCATGACTTCCCATGCCACCAGGAAGAGCACCGCGTTGCGCGCCATGACCACCAGCGCCATGCTCGCCACCAGCAGATTGAAGAACAGCCACACGGGCCCCTGCCGGCGCCGCGCTCCGCCCTGCGCAAGATAGGCGGCGCCGTAAATGGCGGCGAGGAGGCAGAGACCGAAAAGAACGAGGAGAAAGAGGGCGGAGAGGGAATCCACCTCGAGGGCAATCTCGCCGTACGGTACCCGCCAGGGACGGCGCCATGCAAGGGGAAGGTCTTCGAGCGACGAGGCGGTGGCGAGCAATCCGACGATGCAGCCGGCTACGCAGCCGCCAACTCCGAGGCCGGCGGCGAGGCGAGGGCGCGATGACGCCGCGAGGGCCCCGACTCCGCCGGCTGCGAGCAGGAGGAGCGCGACCAGGACGGCGTCCAACGTGAGCCTCGTGCTCCTCTCGACGGTGCGTTCGCTGCGGCGTGAGTCGGAAAAGAGGCGAAAGAGTGGATCACTCCGCGCAGGATGTCAACCTGGCGGCGTCGCGGACGCGCCCCGATCCTTGGTCTCCGGAGACGCTGTCTCCACGGGAGGCAGCTCGCCTTCGCATGGCAGGAGGGCGGACGGGCACGAGCGCCGGATCAGGACGCGGCGGAGAAGACGCGGAAGGAAGTCTTGATCAGGACGCCGATGGCCCATAGGAAGAAGGCGGGGCCGAGGAGCCGGCGCCAGGGGATCCCGGCCACAATCGACAGCCCGACGATTACCAGCACCCAGTACCAGATTCCGAGAATCTCCACCGATTCGAGGATGGCCTTCGCCAGCGGCGCCATCGAGCCGGTCGGCAGGAAATAGGCGAGGTTCAGAGGCAGCGGCGTCTGATCATCCACCGTCCCGGGGCCGGCCCGCGCCAGCAGCCAGCCGAGGACCGCGGTCTCGGGAATCGTCTTCACCATCTGCGCGTGCAGCTGGAACGAGAAGACCGGCAGGAAGCCCGACTTCCCCTCGAGCATCACCGAGATCCGCCACAGCAGCAATCCGAGGAAGAGATTCCCGAGGACGGGCGCCGCCAGGAAGCCGACCCAGCTCACCGCCCGCATGGCGGAGAGGAGCTGCACTTTCTCCAGCTCGCCGAGCTTTTGCCCCGATTGCTCCAGTGCCTTGCGGAGCGTCTCCTGCCATTCGGGGCGGCCTATGACTTCCGCCGCGATGAAGAACGACAGCAGGATGGAGAAGAGAAGGGGGAAGACCCAGTTGGGGCGGGCGCGGATGGCTTCGGCCAGCGCGCGGGGGGTGAAGAAAGCCCGAAAGATGCGGCTGAGAGCCTCGAAGGGACCCAGGTCCGACCGCTCAGCCGGCGGCGTCGCCGATGTCATCCCTATCCGATGGTGGCCCGGAGCGCCCGTGATCCGTCCGGGAGTGAAGGAGCCCGCCGGCCCGGCGTCGCGCTCAGTCGGCGATGTTCACGTTCCGGGTGTCCAGAAGGATTCCGAGCACCCGGTCCAGCTCCACGAGCGACTTATTATAGCCCACCACCGCCAGGTTCTCGCGGCGCCTCGCCTCCGTGAGATCCGTCTGGAACTGCAGCACCTGGAACGCGGTGCTCATGCCGTTCTCGTACTTCTTCTGCTCCGCGTTGAGCTTCTCGACCTGCAGCCTGGTGTTGACCTGAGCCGCCTTGAAGCGCTTCAGGTCGGTCTCGAGGCGGCGCACCGCGCCGCGCACCTCTATCACCGCGTTCTGCTCGACCTGCTGGATGAGGAGCTTGGACTGCTCCTGGGAGTACTGCGACTGCGTGTAGGCCGCTTCGGCGCCCTTGTTCCCCAGCGGGATGCCGAGCTGCAGCTCGGCGCTCCAGGTGTCGAAGTCGCGATCCTTGATCTGCGTGTAGGAGTTCCCAACGCTGCGGTCCACCGGGTCGAAGGTGCAGATGGTCGGATCGCCGGGATCGGGAACGCAGCCCGGCGGGGCGTTGGGATCGGTGACGGAGAAGGTGAGCGGCAGGAAGTTCCCGGCCAGACCCTGGGCGCCGTACCGGCCGATGAAATCGAGCCGCCACTTCTTCTGGTTCTTGCGATAGTTGAGATCGGTGTCGCGGTTTTCGAGGTCCAGCCGCGCCTGCTCCAGGTCGGGGCGCCGGGCGAAGGCGGTCTTGATCGCCTCCTCTTCGCTCACCACCTTGTCGAGCACCTCCGGCTGGTCGGCCGGCTGGATCGGCTGGTGCCACAGCGGCGAATCGGCGGGGACGTTCATGAGGCGCCGCACGTTGTCCTCGGCGGTGCGGATGACGTCCAGCCCGATGATGATCCCTTCCTCACGATCCGCCACCGCCGCCTCGGCCTGGGTGATCTCGATGGGCGGCAGCGTCCCTACCCTCACCTTGATGCGGGTCTGATCCAGGAAGTCCTGGGCGAGCTTGAGGGAGGCTTCCTTGGACTGCTGGTCCATGATGGCGAACTGCAGGTCGCGGTAGGCGCTCTCGGCGGCGGCCATCGTGTCCATCACCGTCTGGCGGAACTGCGAGCGGCTGATGCGCTCGTTGTTCTGGGCGATGGTGATGAACGTCTTGTTCACCGCGATCCCGAAATTGCGCAGGAAAGGCTGCACGTAGGTGAGCAGCGCCTGGCTGAAATACGACGGGTTGACCGTCGTGAAGGTCGAGGTGGTCTTGAAGCGGTTGGTGAAGACGGTGAAATCGAGCCGGCTGCCGATGAGGAAGCGGTCGGTGTAGGTCCCGGAGAAGGTGCGGTTCCCGTCGGTGACGATGGCGCCGCCGCCCAGCTGCGTATTGGTCGGCTGCGTGTTCTCGTCCTCGCGGGCGCTGAGGTTGATCTCCGGCTCGAAGAAGGCTTCCTGCGTCTCGATCAGGCTTTCGGCAATCTGCGGATCGTAGCGCCGCACGGCGATGTTGATGTTCTTCTCGAGCGAGGAGCGCAGGATGTCCTGGAGCGACAGCGTGACGGGAGCCGACTGGTACTCCAGCAGCGTCGCCACGGGGGCCGATGTCGGCTCGGTCCCGGGTGGAGTCGTCGGCGGCGGGGTCCCCGGAGGCGGAGGCGTCTGGGCGCGCAGCACCGGCAGTCCCGGAAAAGGAACCGACGCGCACAGGACGGCCACGAGAATGACTCGCCGAATCCTATTCATCGCTTTTTTCTCCTCGCTTGTGCCGAAAATCCGCAAAAAAACCGCCCGCGCGGGAGGCCCCCCTGGGCCCGCTCGGCGGCGGCTTTCAGGGTTCTCTAAGAGAAAACAGAGGGATATACGAAAAGGCGGCTCCCGGGGTTCACCCCGTCTCCCCCGGGTTGGCGGGGGGGACCAGGTGGCACGACGCCAGGTGCCCCCTTCCTGAATCGAGCAATCTCGGCTCTTCCCGGGAGCAGATATCCACCGCCACGGGGCAGCGCGGATGAAACGCGCAGCCCGGCGGGGGCGCGGCGGGGGAAGGCAGCTCCCCCTTCAAGGCGATCCGCCGGGGCGTGGCCGTGGGATCCGGCACCGGGACTGCCGAAAGCAGGGCCTGAGTGTAAGGATGCTTCGGGTCCTTGTAAAGCTCCTCGGCGTCGGCGACCTCCACGATCTTGCCCAGGTACATGACCGCGACACGATCGCTGATGTGCTCCACGACGCTCAGGTCGTGCGCGATGAACAGATAAGTGAGCGAGAACTCTTCCTGCAAATCCATCAACAGGTTGACGACCTGCGCCTGTACCGAGACGTCGAGGGCCGAAACCGGCTCGTCACAGATGATCAGCTTCGGCTTGAGGGCGAGTGCCCGCGCGATGCCGATGCGCTGGCGCTGCCCACCTGAAAATTCATGCGGGTAGCGCTTCATGGCGGAGGGGTCGAGCCCGACGCGCTTGAGCAGGTCGGCGACGCGCTGCTCGCGCTCCAGGCCCTTGGCGATCTTGTGGATGGCCAGCGGCTCGCCGACGATGGTCCCGATGCGCATGCGCGGGTTCAGCGAGCTGTAGGGATCCTGGAAGATGACCTGGATCTGACGGCGCATCCGGCGCATGTCGCCGGGCGGCAGATTGAGGAGATCGACGCCGTCGAAGACGACGCTCCCCTCGGTCGGCTCCATCAGCCGCAGGATGCAGCGGCCCGTGGTGGTCTTGCCGGACCCTGACTCCCCCACCAGTCCGAGCGTCTCGCCGGGACGCAGATGGAGATCGACGCCGTCCACGGCGCGCACGTAGCCGCTGACGCGCGAGAAGACGCCGCGGCGGATCGGGAAGTATTTCTTGAGGCCCCG contains:
- a CDS encoding proton-conducting transporter membrane subunit; the encoded protein is MKVLALVLLPAAAGVLAFALRSDRLRRGLLVATSLAHAGLVAACLRSGGGTGPGNWLLLDALGLVFLAITSTLFLAAAFYAVGYLRREGTGPRRDFEEGQLFADAPERVFIGCMLFFLAAMSLVIVSQHMGLLWVAIEATTLASAPLIYFHRHHRSLEATWKYLLICSVGIALALLGTFFLAVAASGPGGGQIPLVLGDLVAAAPQLNPIWLRAALIFLLVGYGTKMGLAPLHTWLPDAHSESPSVVSALMSGALLNCAFLGILRAFQISGAAGGGRFMARLMVVLGLLSMTFAAGLILGQSDYKRMLAY
- a CDS encoding hydrogenase encodes the protein MAMITELLLILVVLVDLYALAASRLGALIRIVALQGIVLGIVPLVADPSELTLRSVVLAVVSLVLKGFVFPILLFRATREEAVRREVAPYVGYGVSLLVGAVLIGGSFIAGSRLPLPFPAVSPLLVPVALSTALIGMFVIVSRKKAATQVLGYLVLENGIFVFGLTLAGKMPWLVEMGVLLDVFIGVFVMGIALHHIHREFDSIDVDRLTSLRDVP
- a CDS encoding NADH-quinone oxidoreductase subunit H, translating into MSAVSTAQTLIGPLLALSLAPLAGGLIARTKSIAAGRKGAPLSQPWLDIGKLLRKGEVTSNATTWVFRAGPVVGLAAVLTAVALVPWMGGPAPLAFPGDLVLLALLLALMRFVTVLAALDTGSSFEGMGASREAAFSVLAEPALLLSLSTLARGTGAWSLSDMLGPPAGQAWPVMGPALGLLVVSLFVLLLSENSRIPIDDPNTHLELTMIHEVMVLDHSGPSLAFIEYAAALKLWVFQALLVGLVLPFRTGSLAADLVLFLAGMAAVSVAVGVVESSMARLQLPRVPQLLLGVTVLAGFSLILTLR
- a CDS encoding proton-conducting transporter membrane subunit, whose protein sequence is MDAVLVALLLLAAGGVGALAASSRPRLAAGLGVGGCVAGCIVGLLATASSLEDLPLAWRRPWRVPYGEIALEVDSLSALFLLVLFGLCLLAAIYGAAYLAQGGARRRQGPVWLFFNLLVASMALVVMARNAVLFLVAWEVMALSSFFLVTFEDDTSSVREAGRLYLIATHAGTAFLIALFMALAAGTGSADFDYWRDAATRAAPASAGLLFLLALVGFGTKAGLVPFHVWLPEAHPAAPSHVSAVMSGVMIKMGIYGLLRTFTFLGAPPPWWGAALLGLGIASAMVGVLFALVQEDIKRLLAYSSVENVGLIAIGLGLGMIGRSYQLPALVALGFTGALLHVVNHALFKGVLFLGAGAIAHEAGTRQIDRLGGLLRKMPITGACILAGSAAITALPPFNGFAGEFLLYLASFGGVMSLQGAPGLLPLAALVGLALSGALAGACFLRLSGLTLLGLPRAAVAQTARDPAAAMRLTMVVLAALCLLFGLAPGLPLRIVEPAAAVASGGVTPHGPLEASADLAGRIPRIFVLLIALVALLAWWRRRLLSHRDRSVALTWDCGYEQPTPRMQYTASSFGEPIREMFAMLLPARRHVVAPEGYFPSRASFRSEVVRPFQERLYGPAFGAVSRWISRLRWLHHGRVQLYVLYIVVTLILMLSWFLVSQKVPR
- a CDS encoding YIP1 family protein — protein: MTSATPPAERSDLGPFEALSRIFRAFFTPRALAEAIRARPNWVFPLLFSILLSFFIAAEVIGRPEWQETLRKALEQSGQKLGELEKVQLLSAMRAVSWVGFLAAPVLGNLFLGLLLWRISVMLEGKSGFLPVFSFQLHAQMVKTIPETAVLGWLLARAGPGTVDDQTPLPLNLAYFLPTGSMAPLAKAILESVEILGIWYWVLVIVGLSIVAGIPWRRLLGPAFFLWAIGVLIKTSFRVFSAAS
- a CDS encoding TolC family protein is translated as MNRIRRVILVAVLCASVPFPGLPVLRAQTPPPPGTPPPTTPPGTEPTSAPVATLLEYQSAPVTLSLQDILRSSLEKNINIAVRRYDPQIAESLIETQEAFFEPEINLSAREDENTQPTNTQLGGGAIVTDGNRTFSGTYTDRFLIGSRLDFTVFTNRFKTTSTFTTVNPSYFSQALLTYVQPFLRNFGIAVNKTFITIAQNNERISRSQFRQTVMDTMAAAESAYRDLQFAIMDQQSKEASLKLAQDFLDQTRIKVRVGTLPPIEITQAEAAVADREEGIIIGLDVIRTAEDNVRRLMNVPADSPLWHQPIQPADQPEVLDKVVSEEEAIKTAFARRPDLEQARLDLENRDTDLNYRKNQKKWRLDFIGRYGAQGLAGNFLPLTFSVTDPNAPPGCVPDPGDPTICTFDPVDRSVGNSYTQIKDRDFDTWSAELQLGIPLGNKGAEAAYTQSQYSQEQSKLLIQQVEQNAVIEVRGAVRRLETDLKRFKAAQVNTRLQVEKLNAEQKKYENGMSTAFQVLQFQTDLTEARRRENLAVVGYNKSLVELDRVLGILLDTRNVNIAD
- a CDS encoding dipeptide ABC transporter ATP-binding protein, translated to MSVAGSNGHLLDVRGLKKYFPIRRGVFSRVSGYVRAVDGVDLHLRPGETLGLVGESGSGKTTTGRCILRLMEPTEGSVVFDGVDLLNLPPGDMRRMRRQIQVIFQDPYSSLNPRMRIGTIVGEPLAIHKIAKGLEREQRVADLLKRVGLDPSAMKRYPHEFSGGQRQRIGIARALALKPKLIICDEPVSALDVSVQAQVVNLLMDLQEEFSLTYLFIAHDLSVVEHISDRVAVMYLGKIVEVADAEELYKDPKHPYTQALLSAVPVPDPTATPRRIALKGELPSPAAPPPGCAFHPRCPVAVDICSREEPRLLDSGRGHLASCHLVPPANPGETG